From Dechloromonas sp. A34:
GCCCAGACCGTTTATGACCGGACGATCCTGGTGGACAAGGCGATCGACACGGTCAAAAAAAATCTGATCGAGGGTGCCCTGCTGGTGGTGGCGATTCTGTTCCTGTTTCTCGGCAACATCCGGGCGGCGATCATCACCGCCCTGGTCATTCCGCTCGCCATGCTGTTCACCTTCACCGGCATGGTCAGCAACAAGGTCAGCGCCAATCTGATGAGCCTGGGAGCGCTCGACTTCGGCATCATCATTGATGGTGCCGTGGTGATCGTGGAGAACTGCGTGCGCCGGCTGGCCCATGCGCAAACCGTGGCTGGGCGGCCGTTGACGCGCAACGAACGGTTTCATGAAGTGTTCTCGGCGGCCAAGGAGTCGCGCCGTCCGCTGCTCTTCGGTCAGCTCATTATCATGGTGGTGTACTTGCCGATCTTCGCGCTCACCGGCGTCGAGGGGAAAATGTTCCACCCGATGGCGTTCACCGTGGTCGCCGCCTTGCTGGGCGCCATGATCCTGTCGGTCACCTTTATCCCCGCCGCCGTGGCGCTGCTGATCGGCGAGAAGGTCAGCGAAAAGGAAAACCGCCTGATGCTGTGGGCCAAGCACGGTTACGCGCCGATGCTCGATCGGGTGATGCTCAACAAGCCCCTGGTTCTGACCGTCGCGGCAGTCGCCGTCATTCTCTCCGCCTTGCTGGCCACCCGTATGGGCAGCGAATTCGTACCGAGCCTCAACGAAGGCGACATCGCGCTGCATGCCTTGCGCATTCCCGGCACCAGTCTGACGCAGGCGATCGAGATGCAAACTGAACTGGAACGGACCATCAAGCAGTTTCCAGAGGTCGAGCGGATATTTGCCAAACTCGGTACGGCCGAGATCGCGACCGACCCGATGCCGCCCAATGTTGCCGACAACTTCGTCATGTTGAAGCCGCAATCGGCATGGCCTGATCCCAGCCGCGACAAAATCGATCTGGTCAATGCCATCCAGGCCGCGGTGGCCAAGGTGCCCGGCAACAACTACGAGTTCACCCAGCCGATCCAGATGCGCTTCAACGAGCTGCTTTCCGGCGTGCGCAGCGATGTCGCGGTCAAAGTGTTCGGCGACGACATGGAGACGATGAACAGCACTGCCGGAGAAATTGCGGAAGTGCTGGAGAAAGTGCCCGGCGCCGCCGACGTCAAGGTCGAGCAAACCACGGGCTTGCCGATGATGACCATTCATATCGACCGCGAGAAGACCGCGCGTCTCGGAGTGAATGTCGGCGACGTCCAGGAAGCGATCGCCATCGCCGTGGGCGGCCGGGAAGCCGGCGTGCTGTTTCAGGGCGACCGGCGCTTCGACATCATCGTCCGTCTGCCCGAACGGCTACGCAGTGATACGGAGGCCATGAAACAGTTACCCATCCATTTGCCCATGGACGAAGCGGGTGGGCAAACCCGCCGTTCCTATCTGCAACTGGGCGACGTGGCGAGCTTTGAGGTCGCGCCAGGACCGAACCAGATCAGCCGCGAGAACGGCAAGCGGCGGGTCGTCGTCACGGCCAATGTCCGCGGACGGGATATCGGGTCTTTTGTCGCCGAGGCCGAACAGAAGATTCAACAGCGGGTCAAGGTGCCGACCGGCTACTGGACGACCTGGGGCGGCACCTTCGAACAGTTGCAGTCGGCGACAAAACGCCTGCAGATCGTCGTTCCGGTGGCGCTGTTGCTGGTCTTCATGCTGCTGTTCGCGATGTTCAACAACGTCAAGGACGGGCTGCTGGTGTTCACCGGCGTACCGTTTGCCCTGACCGGCGGCATTCTGGCGCTCTGGCTGCGCGATATCCCGCTGTCCATTTCGGCGGGGGTCGGCTTTATCGCACTGTCCGGCGTGGCGGTACTCAACGGTCTGGTGATGATCGCCTACATCCGTTCACTGCGCGAGGAAGGCCGGTCGCTGGATGCGGCGATTCACGAAGGTGCGCTGACGCGTCTGCGCCCGGTGCTGATGACCGCGCTCGTCGCTTCGCTCGGCTTCATTCCGATGGCCATCGCCACCGGCACCGGCGCCGAGGTGCAGCGCCCGCTGGCCACCGTTGTCATCGGCGGCATCTTGTCATCGACGGCGCTGACCCTGCTGGTCCTGCCGATCCTGTATCGGCTGGCTCACCGCAAGGAGGAAGAGGAAGACCAAGGCGACGATGCCAGCGGCAAGCCCAAGGTGAAGCAAGCCTGACCGGAGCCCCCTGGCTTGTGGGCGAGGGGGCATGTCAAAAATGCACAGATTAGCTTGATGCAAGTACGGGGGACATACGATGGACTTCACCATCAGGACGTTGATGGATTGCCGGCCAGAAATAGCCCCGTTCAATTTAAAGGAGATCGATCATGAGTCCGATAAATGGAATTGGTAACGTACCCCTTGACGGTCTCAACGGGACGGACGGGAAAAAATATGCTGCGCAGGGAGCCGCGCAAACTTTCCCTGACGCTTATCGGGTTGCGTTGGCCAATGCGCCCCATTCCAAAGAGGTGAGCACAGCAGCCAATTCCTCATCGTCGGCCAAAGTGGCTAAGCATATTCCCTTAGAGGGCCAGCCTCAGAAAGAGTGGGACGAAAACTTGCATGAGGTGGCGCTAGGGCTGAGAGTCTATCGCCAGCAACTCTTGGCATCGAATATCGCCAATGCGGATACACCCGGCTATAAGGCGGTCGATATAGATTTTCAGGCGGCATTGCATAGTGCGCGAACTGCGGCACACGTTGGATCGGTGAAGTTATCGACAACCGCTGAGGAGCATCTATCCACTCCGACACCGACCCAATCTCCCAATATCCCCCTGAAATATCATGTTCCGCTCCAGGCCAGCATTGATGGCAATACCGTTGATATGGATGTGGAGAGGACCAAACTTGCCGAGAACGCACTGATGTACCAATTCTCCATAGATCAGGTTGGTAAGAAGGAGATGTTGGATTTGCTGAATAACTTGAGATGACTAGGGTTATTTCAAAGCCTGTTGAGACTCCTGTCTTCATGTCGACTCGTCTGGCGCTGAACGATCGGAAGGTCAAGAAAGTCGTAATCATCCGGTAGCCAGAAATTTGCATCGTTTGGGCAAAAGTGGAGCATGAAACAAAGTGTCGTCGTCAAATCAAATACAAAGGAGTGAATCATGGGATTTTTTGAACGGATGCTGGGCAATTTGATGGGCGGCAGACTCGG
This genomic window contains:
- a CDS encoding CusA/CzcA family heavy metal efflux RND transporter, encoding MFEKIIRFAIEQRWLVLLMVLGMAALGVYNYQKLPIDAVPDITNVQVQINTAAPGYSPLEAEQRITYPIETVMAGLPGLQQTRSLSRYGLSQVTVIFEDGTDIYFARQLVNERIQQARGKLPAGTEPGMGPISTGLGEIFMWTVEASEGALKADGTPYTPTDLREIQDWIIKPQLRNVPGVTEINTIGGYAKEFQVAPLPDKLVSYGLAMPDLVAAIERNNTNVGAGYIEKRGEQYLIRAPGQVTDIADIGNIVVSSRQGVPIRIRDVAEVGIGKELRTGAATENGREVVLGTVFMLIGENSRTVSQAVAKRLEEVNRTLPPGVVAQTVYDRTILVDKAIDTVKKNLIEGALLVVAILFLFLGNIRAAIITALVIPLAMLFTFTGMVSNKVSANLMSLGALDFGIIIDGAVVIVENCVRRLAHAQTVAGRPLTRNERFHEVFSAAKESRRPLLFGQLIIMVVYLPIFALTGVEGKMFHPMAFTVVAALLGAMILSVTFIPAAVALLIGEKVSEKENRLMLWAKHGYAPMLDRVMLNKPLVLTVAAVAVILSALLATRMGSEFVPSLNEGDIALHALRIPGTSLTQAIEMQTELERTIKQFPEVERIFAKLGTAEIATDPMPPNVADNFVMLKPQSAWPDPSRDKIDLVNAIQAAVAKVPGNNYEFTQPIQMRFNELLSGVRSDVAVKVFGDDMETMNSTAGEIAEVLEKVPGAADVKVEQTTGLPMMTIHIDREKTARLGVNVGDVQEAIAIAVGGREAGVLFQGDRRFDIIVRLPERLRSDTEAMKQLPIHLPMDEAGGQTRRSYLQLGDVASFEVAPGPNQISRENGKRRVVVTANVRGRDIGSFVAEAEQKIQQRVKVPTGYWTTWGGTFEQLQSATKRLQIVVPVALLLVFMLLFAMFNNVKDGLLVFTGVPFALTGGILALWLRDIPLSISAGVGFIALSGVAVLNGLVMIAYIRSLREEGRSLDAAIHEGALTRLRPVLMTALVASLGFIPMAIATGTGAEVQRPLATVVIGGILSSTALTLLVLPILYRLAHRKEEEEDQGDDASGKPKVKQA
- the flgB gene encoding flagellar basal body rod protein FlgB, whose translation is MSPINGIGNVPLDGLNGTDGKKYAAQGAAQTFPDAYRVALANAPHSKEVSTAANSSSSAKVAKHIPLEGQPQKEWDENLHEVALGLRVYRQQLLASNIANADTPGYKAVDIDFQAALHSARTAAHVGSVKLSTTAEEHLSTPTPTQSPNIPLKYHVPLQASIDGNTVDMDVERTKLAENALMYQFSIDQVGKKEMLDLLNNLR